CTGTGTAGGAACATGCAGGCGCTGAATGACTATTGTTATTCTAACCCTAGCCAGCTAGGAGCTCTCTGTAAAGTTGAGCATGTAATATTTTGGAGGAGTTGTTTGCTGGAGTTGTAGAGCCAGTCGGACAGGTTTGGAGTGGGAAGAAAGAGCCAGGATCAGGCGGAAGGGAGACTGCATCAGAGCCGGGCTAAACCAAGCTGTGCTGGACTCAAGCTGTCCCAAGGATAGCCAAGGACTGCAGGCAGCCTGATTCAAGATTCCCACCTGACCCAGACCCAGGTCCACAGAGCATCCTTAGCCTGGATCTCCAATCAAAGTGAGAAAATCACAGCCTTTCCAGAATTAAAGACTTTCTGTGCTCCCTTCCGGGACCAGCATGCTCTCAAAACACGCACAACCAGGGCTGAGCCTCTTCCCTGTCTGCTGCCCACTCTTTGTCTGAGTCCCAGCCTGCTGTGTGTGTTCTAGGGGACAGGATCTGCTCTGCATTCTGAGAGCTAAACCGAAACAGGGAGTTTAAAGGAGACTTCTCTCTAAGCACAGCATAAAAGGCAGGGTTAATTATAGCTGAGGGGAGCAGGAGATTTCAGAGATCTGCCTGGCTGGATTTGCTGGCTGCTTTATTTGTTGCAGGCTAATTTTATTTGCTGGAaaaggaagcatttttttttttaaagggggggtgtGGGAGTGGTTGTGGTTGTTGTGGTTGAAGCCCATCGGGCTATGGATCAGGTTCAGAGGACTGGAGATCCGGGCCCCTCGGATACAGAAATGAAAAGCAAAGAATTGGAGAGTACAGGCAGCCTTCCCAACCCCAGCAGCAAGAGGAGGACTTCAGAGCTTCCCATGGCATATCCAGCTTATTCCCAGGATTCTCAGGTGCCAATCCCTTGTACTAACCCCCATCCCTCCTTTACTGTCAACTGCTGATCCCCACACTCTAGAACTCTTTCACTTTACATGCCCTCCAACCTTTACAACGTCCCCTCTTCCCTGTGATTCGCCAgccaacccccctctctctctcactcactctgtgtctctcccccctttaTCCTCCCCCTCCACCTCTGATTAGATACACTGATTCTTCATTCAATGGACGTCATTTAGAACAAGGCACTGCCTTGAGTTGCTTCCCCGGTTCATGCTCGATTTGCAGCCATTCTTCCTTTATTAAGTATTGGTGTAATATTAATAGTCATGAATATCTGCTATTAGTGGCTCCAAGGAAAACAGCTCGTGTCTGTTAGCAGGAAACCTTTGCACAAGTGAAGAggagaacagagagagagagagagagggagcaaGGAttaaggaaagagagagagagagggggaaaaaaaactttgCATAAAAACATCCCTCCCAGATTGTGTTTTCAACATCAAATGAAGAACAATTTATTCAACGTCTGATGGATTATGGTCTTTGGTCGGTGCATAAAAATCGGTGGCTTTATGTTTTTTTACTTATAATATTTTAGTGCTGAGTGTTTTTTTAAAAGCACATCGTTCTTTTCCCTCCTTGGTAAATTATTTCCGATTTCTTACCTTGATTTTTTAACATACCATTCAGAAATGTTAGTTCACAGTTTTTCCGCTATGGTGAGTtattgaaatagtttttttttttttttttatatgtgcattttttttaaaatcattattaCCTTTGTTATTCTATTTTGTACTTCATCGTTTTTGGTTTTCGGTTTGTTTTGTTTTCGGTTTCACATTTGTCGGTTTATTTTGCCTGTTCGAAAACACCCACGATTTTGATTTTTCACCTTTTCATGGGATATTTTGTATcattcattatattttattgctGCTATTACACGCTGTTGTATCTCATATGCCTCCTGTCTGCTCTATGATCAAATAAGTCTTTACTATTCGAAAACATATATCTGTTTAATGTTAACCTTAAACATATGCTAGAATGGTATGTGCTCTAATTTAATGCATGCTTCTTTACCTCTCTCCACCAGGGCTgatggggaatttttttttttttatgcattctaTATTTTGTTTGCTGCCTTACAATGctttttattgcttttattaAATCTCCATTACATGCATTGTATGGCCTGCATACCAGGAGAATTGTGCTACACAGTGTTCTACGCTGTAAAATCAGACAAAacaggcatttaaaaaaataaagagacttGTCACTTAGATCATAACAAACCATAGTGGTTATATGGGCTTATCTTCCAGAATTCAAGCATGGAGATAGCTAAGGCTTagtatgtgaaaaatattttaatgcaaGATGATGGTCTTTGTAAACTGAAACTTTCACATGATTTGTAAGATTTGTAAgaaataataacacacacacacacacacacatatatatatatatatatatatatatatatatatatatatatatatatatatatatatatatataatatatatatcgtgtgaaagtttatatatatacctCGGGTCAGTAATAATAATGATGTGCTTAAATAGGGgtagtgtatgactgtgtgtgtgtggctgtgtatgtatgtatccagCTGAGGAATCCATATCCATAATTcttgtttttgtattatttaccCATCTAACACTCCCTATGTctctggctattttttttttaggatcgcCATGATGGTACCAGCAATGGGACTGGTCGGCTCCCCCAGCTGGGCTCGGTGGGCCAATCTCCCTATGCCAGCGCTCCCCCACTCTCCCACACCCCCAACGCTGACTTCCAGCCACCCTATTTCCCCCCTCCTTATCAGCCCATATACCCCCAGTCTCAAGATCCATATTCTCACGTTAGTGATCCCTATAATCTTAACTCACTCCATGCCCAACCGCAACCTCAGCACCCAGGATGGCCAGGGCAAAGGCAGAGCCAGGAGGCCAGTCTGTTACACTCACACCGGGGACTGCCCCACCAGCTGTCTGGCCTGGACCCTCGCAGGGATTACAGGAGGCATGAAGACCTACTACACGGCCCTCACGGGCTCAGCTCAGGACTTGGGGACATCCCTATCCACTCCATACCTCACGCCATTGAAGACGTATCGGTAAGCAATGACTTGTATAGAtcatcatgaaaaaaacaaatacttaATTTCTCATGATTTATCTTAGCTTCTAAAAACTATACTGTCTCAGATCACAGACCTGAAGAaggaattgttaaaaaaaaaaaaatcttccatttTTCACAAAACCAGGAAATGATCCTTAAATCTGTTTATATGATGttctcataaaataaaataaataaaacaaaaatcagcTTTTCAATAGGTTTGATAAGGGAATAGAATTCAGGAGAAAAGTGTATTTTTAGGGCTAATGCAGCTGATATTAGTCTAAATATTTATAGCTGTAGACTTATATCAATCTAAAGACTTAGGTCTGTAGAAATGAATGGGCGGGcttaataaaacaaaatgcattttaCTATTAAGAAAAATGTGGGGGAAATCAGTGAAGTGTTGCTCAAATGTTTCCATGTAGCTGGACAGAATATTAAAAGGAATCTTGTAAtagatgtatattttgtatattaaatatacacaGTTATAAACCCATAGGAAATCTAGCAGTATATACCAAGGCCATCTATGAACTTGTAGCAAATGAAATAACTTGAAACAGTCGAATAATATATTATTCGGGTGTGATTCAGTTGTCAATGGGTGCAATTAAACTATTTTCCAATTAAACATGACACTGATCATTTATTGCACTAAACCACTAAATACAAAAGCAGACATATTGTAAACAAATCGATTGAAGGACATTCCTCAGTTCTGTTTGCAACCTTGAAATATCCTATATTATTTATTGAAATGGCCAGCTAGTTTAATGAAATAGCTGGCAAGTGTAAtgcatatttattaataatacacacagaaaaaaaatccagatttgCAGAAGTACATAATGCAGTCATATTGGTGTTGACAGTTTAACGATTTCAGTGTCTTCAAGCTGATTTGAGGTtatacagacattttttttttacacgccAGTTTTGtggatatttaaaaataaataaaaatgaaaaaataaactgtGGTTATTTGACATTGTTTTTGTTGAacggaaatgaaaaaaaaattatgtttgtagTTACATAATATTTAGATGTTACAATGTTTAAAATAGGATCTCAAGAGCCTTCTAAttatatgtttataaaacaattgcaCAATGCAATAGTCGATCCGTTTTAAAGAACAAAGGCTGTGTGGGACCTAGTCACTGCTGCAGCCAGTAATTCAATATTTTACCATTATAATGACCTGTCATTCTTCATATCATAGGCATTTACATTAAATTCTACCTCATGcgtgttaaatataaaaaataaagtaggTTACCCGGGGCAAACGAAAGATATGGGCGGCTATTCAGGATTAACTTAGTCTTTGTTATTTGTTAAGTGTTATTCTTCTGTGTTTCGTGATTTAAGCATTTCAAAGACCATAAATATGAATAAACCATATGCAGTATAATATCAAAACTGAAGGGTTAAAACGAATTTAAATGGTAGCACTAAAATCATTTTCAGTTACCACTGACAGCCACATTTTCCTGATAGAGGTAAATAGGCCTTTAATAACTAGGAAATAGTTTAATGATCACATAACTAAGTAAGGTATATTAAAGTAAGTATTAGGCTTAACTGAATGttttagttgaaaaaaaaaaatctaaatcaaagTATTAGACcacagtacatttattttatggaTCTTATGTTGTAGCACAAAGGGATCATATTTCTCCATATACTTAAAACACGAGGGCTGTAGTAGACTATTCTGAACATTTCTCAATTTAATTATACTTAAATTCAGGAGCACTTTAGGCAAGTTACAAATGAGAGCATTGAGTACAATAAAACATGTAATAAAGCAACTTAGTACCATCCACCCGGAATCATAGAGATCAGCCTCAATTAACAGGAGCATAAATCTAAGAGGGAATGGTAAATGTACTTAACATGTCTATTATTATTGGGCAAAGGCATAGAAATAAGTGGCGATTAATGACAGTATCAATGTGCTGGAAAATTGTATTATCAAATGGATCAGATCAGAACCAGGCTGGTGCTCTGATCACAGGCCAGCTCCTTTTCAGAGCTTTCGTTTCACTGGTTAAATGGATCTCACTCAGTTTGCATGTGTGGTTTCTGTTCTGATCCTATGCATTACATAGGGGTTTTGTTgtagaaaaaaatgcaaattccatatttcctttttttatttgtttttgaacattttgtttcagttttGATTTGATGTAACATGTTGTTTAGCATTTAGAATTGGGGATGTCGATTGAGCCTCCCAATGGAGCTTAATTTGCCCTCATACTTAAAATTAGAATTGGATGCATTTTATGTTttgtcaggttttttttaatttcgAAATATTTTTCTGCTTTCTGTTAAACACCGGGATCCAGGGTGGAATTGTGAAATCATTACTATTGCAATGTTTTGCCCACAATGCTGGCTCTCGGAGGGTTAATCTGGCACTGTGAATGGACTTTGGGTTTTTTCCCCACCTCAAAATATGAAAACTGTTTTAGCATTAATGATGGAATGTTCCAAAGtagcaaattgaaaaaaacaaacaaacaaacaaacaaaaaaaacaaacacgttGCAGCACACAGCTATAGCAAGCTCTGTTatacttgtattttttattagCACGTTATTGACAGGAGTCTCAGAATTCCTTCTTTTTGTTGTGACAGTGTATTAAAACATTTATGTATTTCTGTTGTTGCAGCACGTAGAAGACCAAGGCATCAATATCCCAGATCAAACTGTAATTAAGAAAGGTAGGCTATTTTCGTTTGCATTCCTAACAAGTTCTCACAAGCTTTTTCCATACTTAAAAAAGGCCAGGCTTCGTTTTGAAGTATTTAAAACTTGTAGGCTGAACAGATATTTACACATATTCACAGATATATTTGTAGAAGTAtggttgaattttattttttaatgtagtcACATACACATctttataagtgtgtgtgtgtgtgtgtgtttgtgtgtgtgtgtgtgtgtgtgtaatgtttcATTGTACGTATTATTTAAGTAGATATTAACATATCACATACATCGCATGCCTGTTTTGGTCTGTTTAATGGCTTCCTTACAGAAGATACTGGCTCAGTTCTAGGTATATATTGTGGACATTGAACAATAGGTCTAGGTTATTAGATGACTCCAATAATACAGTATGTGATTATTCGCTATTGTGGCAGCGCATGTGGCTGATAGGAAAAGGAATGGTACCAGTACCAAGCATTATTTTCATAAATAGAAAACAGATACatagttatattttattaatgaatTATAAATAACCAGAAAACGAAATTACTTGtatgtatcattttttttaaatcgctgTTGCGATTTAAATTAAGAGAGATAGATCTGAGAGATACTCTTTGCGAATACAACATGATAATTGGTTCTTCTATTAGTAATCTCAAGAGTTCGTTTAACTCCTATTGTCTCTATTAGCCTCCCCAGAGCTATTAATGTCACAAGTGATCTATCCATAGCAGAGTCCCCATACGTCTGAATATCCCCACCAAATTAGACACACACCACTTCCATACCCACATGATTATACATTTAGTTACATCGCTGGGTATTTACATACATAACATATGGAGCATGAATGTGGATCTTCTGAGTGCATGTTACATGTGCTTTCTTTTGCCTGCTGTATTCTTGAAACATTGTACAAGCAATGTGTGTAGCTGGTCTAGACTATGGGGTGGGTAATCCAGATTATTATGGATGAGTGGGGTGAGAGATTTAgagtttgttctaaaataaaagacAAATTGCAACATATTCATATTTTCTAAATTGCTTTTTTTAGTCCAGGTTAAAATTCAAATCCTCAAATATGACACTTTAGATCAAACAATGTCTAAAGAGGAATTGAATATGGTATTGTTTATGCTCTCACAAATAATGAAAAATCGTCACTAGGGTCATTGcagaataaaaatgataaaataaatgtaaatgtcaGTAAGATGAATCTTTTAAACACAATCGGACATACATAAACAAAATGTCTACAAGCATGTATACACAAATATTATGATTGTATTTATTGTAAATGGATACTTATTAAAAAAGATTGCTTTTCATTTTTGACGTCATTGTCTAATATCATTTTTAAGTAAGTTAAGGATGATTTTTGAATTtcatagaatataaaaaaataataatttgtgtgtccaTTCTTTGTAAgcggtctattcactaaacagtgaatatgGATCCTTTGAGAGACGATTTGTAACATTTTAGCTAATTTAAGTTAAAagaaaatgctccagaactaGTGAATTGAGATCTGTTTCTGCCTCTGATATTTTAGCCTAACTTTTTTCAAATCGGTTCTCTGCTCAGCATAGCTCGCTGTTTAGTAAATTGATACCATTGTGAAAAATAAGCGTATTTCCCAAATTTTGATTTAAGTattgtatttgaaaaaaatattgaaaataatccTATGCTTAAAGTCCTACATGTCATAATCTTAGTATTACTGCTTTTATCTTTGGGTGAACAAATCAAACATTTATAAATCGTATTTTTTCCGTCTTAATATTATTAGAACTGCTTTTTACTTAAGCTGAAAGATTAGTGCTCCTCGTTTAAGTTTGGGTATAAAATTGTCCAGATCTGTGTGGTACATCCTTGCATAGTGGGTAATGTTGCAAGAGGGGGTGTATCTTAGTACCAAACTATCTAACCTTAATCAGTAATTAAATCAGACAGAATTTTCCCTCAACAAGACATTGTGCAGTTCAAATGCCACTTTCTGCCTCAACGTGGCGCTTGAGGACTTTTCTCTTTCCAAGTCTTTCTGCTCTCTGGGTTAACCCTGCTCATTGCTGGAGGCTTTAACACATCTACACATCGCTGGTCACTGCCACATTACTGGCCAAACAAAGCACACATAGAGCACATCATAAAATAGCAATAATTATCTATCTACTGCTAGCACTACTGTAATCCAAAAACATGTCAAGAATACTCTATTCAatattgaaatcattgtttagagaAGTATTTATGGCTATGAGGGATTACAGTCTTCTTAGGAAAGAAAaccagtaaaacacacacacacacacaaaccccccccaaaacaaaacatataggAACAAAACTAGTAATACACACAACAGCCATATACtactatacacaatatatatatatctatatagtgttgtgtgtgtctatataaatatatataaaattcgaaaacgatatgtatatttattattattattattattattgccatttatagattccgtagcgctttatttAATAGTTACTTTTCTCCATTTACTTagtgtatgcacacacacacacatataatgctGCACACTTACAATCACCctttgcactatatatatatatatatatatatatatatatatatatatatatatatatatatatatatatatatattataataaaaataattataaagaaGAAACTCTTTTAGTTTCCTGTCACTCCTGTTTCTTGCAGGGCCTGTATCATTGTCTAAATCCAATAACAATGCAGTATCGTCCCTCTCTCTCAACAAAGACAATCTGTTCGGTGGAGTAGTCAATCCCAATGAGGTGTTCTGTTCAGTTCCTGGCCGCCTGTCTCTACTCAGCTCAACTTCAAAGTACAAGGTGACAGTGGCAGAAGTACAGAGACGATTGTCCCCGCCCGAGTGCCTCAATGCTTCTCTGCTGGGTGGAGTGCTTAGGAGGTAAGATTCTGTTCCTGCTGTGTCTGTGGGGTTTGGGATTGCTTGTGGTGATTCATCTGTTCTCAGCTTGTCTCCTGGTGTATTTTCAAGTTTGGGTAAAATATCAGTGAACACAGGGAAAAGATAAGAAAATGAATCAAAGGTTTTCATATTAGAAAATTACATGATGAACCATGGGCCCTTCTGTATGGATACAGAATGATTCTGGGGGAAAGTTCCAAACTTGCAGCTACCAATAGgagcattccattggtttccatagtgattgcttTACTTTAGAACGTTACCCTCAATTTGCTGTTGCTACTAAATATCTGCAGCTGTGTAACAACAGTTGAGATATATTGACCTAATTTATACTAGATCTCATAGAGATTATTAAATGTTAGGCTAATGGAGCCACTGAAGATAAACACAAGGAGAGTTGAGTACATTAGGTGTATTTGCATGGAGAGAGAATCTGTATTTGCTAGTTATTAGTTGTTGCCTATTGCAGGGGGATTTTAAGGAGTTACTGGTAAAATAACAGCTCTGTAGGTGCTAGTGCTGATGCTATGTTGTTTGTGATGAGGGATTGCATCATGGAGACTGGTGTTTTGTATATTAAATGGCCCTTCAAGGTGCATATAAGGACATGCAGAGTACATACAGAGTATGGGCCCTGCACTGGGTGatacagaaaataaatgaaattgtGTCTGTAACCAAATCTGAGTTTGCTGAATGAAGTGTTGCATCAATTTTGGATGGTATTCAggaaatttgcttttttttttcattttattttttttgttctcaaGACTTTGATTAACTGTTTGAGAGCCAGGTATAAGCCTACTCAGCAGTTCACCTTAAATACTGTTGccgttttcttttctttcataatGCTGTTGAGATGACAGTTACAATGGCACACGTGTATGGTGTCTAACAACTATTCATAAACAGTGGTTACTTACCCCTAAGGCACAAGGGAGGTGGCATGTCACTGAAGCCTTAGTATACAATGTGTGAGGTTCCATCAACATTAACAGGCTGTTGACATACATTGGTCTAAAACCACGCCCCCTTTGCTCTAGAATCACACCCACGAGGCTAGAATGACACTAGATTAGAGAATAAAAAAGGCAGATAGGCTCCAGAAGACATTCACATTATGTTAAATTAACTCTATGTCTTATACAAAGTAGTTAATAGATATGTTTttaaatatgcacatatacactgaGAAAGCATCTCTATAACAATGCTGATTCATTTTAaagtcgttattattattattattattattattattattattattattatcacttacAAATACAATTCACATCTGTCTGACCATGGGTGATCAGACTATTAGGTTGATGAAGATTTTACATTTAACTCATAATTGTTCGAAAATAAATCGGGAGCTCAAAGTAATATTATTCTTAATATTTAGAGACTACAATATATTTAGACGTCACCAGCATGTACCGATCCCTACACTATTACAATCTGGGTATGCTTGATAAGATTAGCCAACACGAAATAAACTGAAAATACTGTAAGATTGGTTCTGCGCTATTTTCTATAAATAGATAGAAAAGCAATTCTAATTAGGTGCTTATTTCCTGTGCAATACATAATTTATTAAGTTCGAACACTTTTTGGTTGAGTTTAAATTGTGTAAACTAagaatacattatttatttagttgCTGATTTAATGGTATATATCCAATTTTAACCTCAATCCATTAGTAGTATTTTAATGTCATTGTACTTTGCGAcggttttttttcctgttgaaatGATTTGTTGTAATTAACAGTCTtgcattaataataaataaatcgcaAGCCATGACCAATCATTTTATCAATTCTAATTACAATACCAATTTGATACAGCGTAATGCTTATTTAAATTGGTTCGGTTATAGGAAGAAAAAAATCCCAACTTGCATGCTATTAGTTTATAGAATAACTCAGCTTAGAATAAGGAAATGTTATTTCACTGTGATGATGTCTATCAGGTAAACAAAACACTCTAGAATTAATTGTGGTATTCTAGAAGACAATTTAACCCTTATCTTCCCAAAGGAACATGTACTGAGGTTTCATTTAATAATCATATTAAGCTTCAGGCATTTCAGTTTATGATGCAATTGTATCAATTCTTTTATTTTACCAGTTCATACCCCTTGTCAGTGTCTAAATTCATCCAGGTATCATAGGTTTCTCATAAGAAATTTGTATCTAGGGTAATCCTACTGTGCTGTAAGTTTCAAGTTAATAGTAACCCTTCAGAATGTCCTTATTACCTGATCAAATAACACAGTCTGTATTTAGGAAAGTCATGTGGATCTTGAGTAAGGAAGAGAGGATCAGATACAATATAACTAAAACCAggaaaaataaaactatatatatatataatttcaaccACATATAATatgttcattaaccccttaaggaccaaacttctggaataaaagggaatcatgacatgtcacacatgtcatgtgtccttaagaggttaaatacaTGTATTTGCTTAAAATACAAAACACTAACTGTACACAGAAATCAGTTAGTACCTTTTTCATTTTTCCTGCCACATACCTACCCATGCCCCCTTCACAGGTCTAACTTTCTTTGAAAACAATGCACAagccttcccttttttttctgaaatacagGATTAATCTGATTTCTCTGATGCCCTTCAGAGATGTCCCATACAAGACGTTAATGCCACGTTCTAGCTAGGCCACCAATATCTAACTATAGGAGCATTCATGTGTTCTCTAAATGACATGAATGGAGGGGTAAGGGGGTGGCCTCATTTTACTGGGTCAGAATAGGTCACTTTTCTGAGCTATGATGATCTT
The nucleotide sequence above comes from Pelobates fuscus isolate aPelFus1 chromosome 4, aPelFus1.pri, whole genome shotgun sequence. Encoded proteins:
- the TFAP2A gene encoding transcription factor AP-2-alpha isoform X2, with the translated sequence MDQVQRTGDPGPSDTEMKSKELESTGSLPNPSSKRRTSELPMAYPAYSQDSQDRHDGTSNGTGRLPQLGSVGQSPYASAPPLSHTPNADFQPPYFPPPYQPIYPQSQDPYSHVSDPYNLNSLHAQPQPQHPGWPGQRQSQEASLLHSHRGLPHQLSGLDPRRDYRRHEDLLHGPHGLSSGLGDIPIHSIPHAIEDVSHVEDQGINIPDQTVIKKDNLFGGVVNPNEVFCSVPGRLSLLSSTSKYKVTVAEVQRRLSPPECLNASLLGGVLRRAKSKNGGRSLREKLDKIGLNLPAGRRKAANVTLLTSLVEGEAVHLARDFGYVCETEFPAKAVAEYVNRQHSDPNEQVTRKNMLLATKQICKEFTDLLSQDRSPLGNSRPSPILEPGIQSCLTHFNLISHGFGSPAVCAAITALQNYLTEALKAMDKMYLNNNNPNSHTDNSKGGDKDEKHRK
- the TFAP2A gene encoding transcription factor AP-2-alpha isoform X1 encodes the protein MDQVQRTGDPGPSDTEMKSKELESTGSLPNPSSKRRTSELPMAYPAYSQDSQDRHDGTSNGTGRLPQLGSVGQSPYASAPPLSHTPNADFQPPYFPPPYQPIYPQSQDPYSHVSDPYNLNSLHAQPQPQHPGWPGQRQSQEASLLHSHRGLPHQLSGLDPRRDYRRHEDLLHGPHGLSSGLGDIPIHSIPHAIEDVSHVEDQGINIPDQTVIKKGPVSLSKSNNNAVSSLSLNKDNLFGGVVNPNEVFCSVPGRLSLLSSTSKYKVTVAEVQRRLSPPECLNASLLGGVLRRAKSKNGGRSLREKLDKIGLNLPAGRRKAANVTLLTSLVEGEAVHLARDFGYVCETEFPAKAVAEYVNRQHSDPNEQVTRKNMLLATKQICKEFTDLLSQDRSPLGNSRPSPILEPGIQSCLTHFNLISHGFGSPAVCAAITALQNYLTEALKAMDKMYLNNNNPNSHTDNSKGGDKDEKHRK
- the TFAP2A gene encoding transcription factor AP-2-alpha isoform X5 encodes the protein MLVHSFSAMDRHDGTSNGTGRLPQLGSVGQSPYASAPPLSHTPNADFQPPYFPPPYQPIYPQSQDPYSHVSDPYNLNSLHAQPQPQHPGWPGQRQSQEASLLHSHRGLPHQLSGLDPRRDYRRHEDLLHGPHGLSSGLGDIPIHSIPHAIEDVSHVEDQGINIPDQTVIKKGPVSLSKSNNNAVSSLSLNKDNLFGGVVNPNEVFCSVPGRLSLLSSTSKYKVTVAEVQRRLSPPECLNASLLGGVLRRAKSKNGGRSLREKLDKIGLNLPAGRRKAANVTLLTSLVEGEAVHLARDFGYVCETEFPAKAVAEYVNRQHSDPNEQVTRKNMLLATKQICKEFTDLLSQDRSPLGNSRPSPILEPGIQSCLTHFNLISHGFGSPAVCAAITALQNYLTEALKAMDKMYLNNNNPNSHTDNSKGGDKDEKHRK
- the TFAP2A gene encoding transcription factor AP-2-alpha isoform X6, which gives rise to MLVHSFSAMDRHDGTSNGTGRLPQLGSVGQSPYASAPPLSHTPNADFQPPYFPPPYQPIYPQSQDPYSHVSDPYNLNSLHAQPQPQHPGWPGQRQSQEASLLHSHRGLPHQLSGLDPRRDYRRHEDLLHGPHGLSSGLGDIPIHSIPHAIEDVSHVEDQGINIPDQTVIKKDNLFGGVVNPNEVFCSVPGRLSLLSSTSKYKVTVAEVQRRLSPPECLNASLLGGVLRRAKSKNGGRSLREKLDKIGLNLPAGRRKAANVTLLTSLVEGEAVHLARDFGYVCETEFPAKAVAEYVNRQHSDPNEQVTRKNMLLATKQICKEFTDLLSQDRSPLGNSRPSPILEPGIQSCLTHFNLISHGFGSPAVCAAITALQNYLTEALKAMDKMYLNNNNPNSHTDNSKGGDKDEKHRK
- the TFAP2A gene encoding transcription factor AP-2-alpha isoform X3 is translated as MKMLWKLTDNIKYENCEDRHDGTSNGTGRLPQLGSVGQSPYASAPPLSHTPNADFQPPYFPPPYQPIYPQSQDPYSHVSDPYNLNSLHAQPQPQHPGWPGQRQSQEASLLHSHRGLPHQLSGLDPRRDYRRHEDLLHGPHGLSSGLGDIPIHSIPHAIEDVSHVEDQGINIPDQTVIKKGPVSLSKSNNNAVSSLSLNKDNLFGGVVNPNEVFCSVPGRLSLLSSTSKYKVTVAEVQRRLSPPECLNASLLGGVLRRAKSKNGGRSLREKLDKIGLNLPAGRRKAANVTLLTSLVEGEAVHLARDFGYVCETEFPAKAVAEYVNRQHSDPNEQVTRKNMLLATKQICKEFTDLLSQDRSPLGNSRPSPILEPGIQSCLTHFNLISHGFGSPAVCAAITALQNYLTEALKAMDKMYLNNNNPNSHTDNSKGGDKDEKHRK
- the TFAP2A gene encoding transcription factor AP-2-alpha isoform X4; this encodes MSMLVKMGDWQDRHDGTSNGTGRLPQLGSVGQSPYASAPPLSHTPNADFQPPYFPPPYQPIYPQSQDPYSHVSDPYNLNSLHAQPQPQHPGWPGQRQSQEASLLHSHRGLPHQLSGLDPRRDYRRHEDLLHGPHGLSSGLGDIPIHSIPHAIEDVSHVEDQGINIPDQTVIKKGPVSLSKSNNNAVSSLSLNKDNLFGGVVNPNEVFCSVPGRLSLLSSTSKYKVTVAEVQRRLSPPECLNASLLGGVLRRAKSKNGGRSLREKLDKIGLNLPAGRRKAANVTLLTSLVEGEAVHLARDFGYVCETEFPAKAVAEYVNRQHSDPNEQVTRKNMLLATKQICKEFTDLLSQDRSPLGNSRPSPILEPGIQSCLTHFNLISHGFGSPAVCAAITALQNYLTEALKAMDKMYLNNNNPNSHTDNSKGGDKDEKHRK